In Pseudoalteromonas sp. MM1, a single window of DNA contains:
- a CDS encoding MFS transporter, producing the protein MTHTPHSNTGTSRFSSVLLVIGILLIAANLRAPFTGVAPVLEQIITHFGLTASQAGFITTLPLIAFAVISPMAAGLAKRQGLERTLFFAVFLILMGIAGRVVNSSIMLFVGTAIIGAGIAIANVLLPSLIKRDFAAKVAVMTSAYVLTMGVASGGFSALVYPLSQYEGLGWQFALGASALITITTLIVWMAQLNKHTKPAQTAQASTLNKSVWRYALAWQITLLLGLNSFLNYIIITWLPGILTEAGQSATQAGAYHGAFQIATAIPGLVLIPLLAKLKDQSMLSFILASLSACCALGLLYMPNFALVWTLLLGFSSGACFILGLSFISLRTDNSTQAASLSGMSQSIGYLLAAIGPMVAGALHTATGSWSAPLWLCAGAGVLCATCGWFSGKNTTLNNC; encoded by the coding sequence ATGACTCACACACCTCACAGTAACACTGGCACGTCGCGCTTTTCGAGCGTGCTACTGGTAATAGGTATTTTACTTATTGCCGCCAATTTACGTGCACCTTTTACAGGGGTTGCCCCTGTGCTTGAACAAATAATTACGCACTTTGGTTTAACCGCTTCGCAAGCGGGGTTTATTACTACGTTACCGCTAATTGCCTTTGCAGTTATATCGCCTATGGCTGCAGGCCTCGCTAAACGCCAAGGGCTTGAGCGTACATTGTTTTTTGCTGTATTTTTAATATTAATGGGTATTGCTGGGCGTGTGGTTAATTCGTCAATAATGCTATTTGTTGGCACTGCCATTATTGGTGCGGGTATTGCTATCGCTAACGTTTTATTACCGAGTTTAATAAAGCGCGACTTTGCGGCAAAAGTCGCCGTTATGACCTCTGCTTATGTGCTCACTATGGGCGTTGCCTCGGGTGGCTTTTCAGCATTAGTTTATCCGCTTAGCCAATATGAAGGGTTAGGTTGGCAGTTTGCTTTAGGCGCTAGTGCACTCATTACAATCACCACTTTAATTGTGTGGATGGCGCAATTAAATAAACACACAAAGCCGGCACAAACAGCACAGGCCTCAACACTTAATAAAAGCGTATGGCGTTATGCACTTGCATGGCAAATTACACTATTGTTAGGTTTAAACTCTTTTTTAAACTACATCATCATTACGTGGCTGCCGGGTATTTTGACCGAAGCAGGCCAAAGTGCAACGCAAGCAGGCGCCTATCATGGGGCTTTTCAAATTGCGACCGCTATACCTGGGCTTGTGCTTATACCGCTACTTGCAAAGTTAAAAGATCAAAGCATGCTTAGCTTTATACTTGCATCACTGAGTGCGTGCTGCGCGCTAGGGCTACTTTATATGCCAAACTTTGCACTGGTATGGACGCTGCTACTTGGTTTTAGCTCGGGGGCGTGCTTTATTTTAGGACTGTCGTTTATTAGCTTACGTACCGATAACTCCACGCAAGCGGCATCGCTTTCGGGTATGTCACAAAGTATTGGCTATTTGTTAGCGGCTATTGGCCCTATGGTTGCAGGGGCTTTGCATACAGCAACAGGGAGTTGGAGTGCGCCGCTTTGGTTATGTGCGGGTGCAGGTGTGTTATGTGCTACATGTGGATGGTTTAGCGGTA
- a CDS encoding helix-turn-helix domain-containing protein — protein MFEPKGWGYLQNYEHMVQPIIAKVDTAQGSKEYPLHTHPKGQLILALDGYVTCEAANKMWMVPTHSAIWVPANTCHSNRASDNANLCFVFIDANLKGMPTHTCTLAITPLVKSLMLKLAGENQAYIEDSKTARLAQVLFDLLIEMPTQPLDFVLSKHVVIQTMSRELIEHPNNRKTLALWAHDFALTERTLARLIKKQTGMTFGKWRMQLHVITALQALSDGQSVQQVSALLGYESVSAFITMFKKVMGKSPTKYMGDLN, from the coding sequence ATGTTTGAACCTAAAGGGTGGGGCTATCTGCAAAATTATGAGCATATGGTACAACCTATAATTGCTAAAGTAGATACCGCACAAGGCAGTAAAGAATACCCATTACATACTCACCCTAAGGGGCAGTTAATATTAGCGCTTGATGGCTATGTAACCTGCGAAGCGGCTAATAAAATGTGGATGGTGCCAACGCACAGCGCTATTTGGGTGCCTGCTAATACGTGCCACAGTAATCGTGCATCAGATAACGCCAATTTATGCTTTGTATTTATTGATGCCAACCTAAAAGGCATGCCCACACATACCTGCACTTTGGCTATTACTCCCCTCGTTAAAAGTTTAATGCTTAAGCTGGCAGGCGAAAACCAAGCCTATATTGAAGACTCTAAAACAGCACGTTTAGCTCAGGTACTGTTTGATTTATTAATAGAAATGCCAACCCAGCCGCTTGATTTTGTGCTTTCTAAGCATGTAGTTATTCAAACCATGAGCCGGGAGTTAATTGAGCATCCCAATAACCGCAAAACTCTTGCACTATGGGCACACGATTTTGCATTAACTGAGCGGACCTTGGCGCGGCTTATAAAAAAGCAAACCGGAATGACCTTTGGTAAGTGGCGAATGCAATTACATGTAATTACCGCGCTGCAGGCATTGTCAGATGGGCAAAGCGTACAGCAAGTGTCGGCGTTATTAGGGTATGAGTCGGTGAGTGCGTTTATAACTATGTTTAAAAAGGTTATGGGAAAATCGCCCACTAAATACATGGGCGATTTAAATTAG
- a CDS encoding TonB-dependent receptor, with protein sequence MKPYFLPLLLPLSHVAIADSQTDDAIETITTTASRTEALATPLPLTISTLSEAQLNSIAPTHVEESLQRIAGANVQRGNGQEYLPALRSPVLSGAAACGGILTLEDGIPLRAAGFCNINELFEAHSEMAKRIEVLKGPGSALYGSNAVHGVINVITPDTTQGGGLVGLDYGSYGYARYKLRAGQDYGNSGIGINASVTDDTGYRDDESVQQQKVNIRHRFENDNLLLTSGLTYTNLDQQTAGFITGFESYKNEDIAQQNFDPDAFRKARSFRAWSNAQWQLKNGNVLSITPYVRDQSMDFFKHFLPGTPLETNSQTGFGVQSMYQHNLPSNIKVNLGFDGEYTRSDFTQSQNEPTQGSAFLVATVPQGKHYDYDVNATLYAPFASVEWQLNKWFISAGLRYEHMQYDYTNNMLTGRTKDDGAECGFGGCRYSRPASGKNSFSNTSPKLGVSYKVNNNNTVYANFSRGYRAPQAAELYQLQREQTTANLNPEIANNAELGLKGYYSNVRYALAVYAMSKHNTIYRDSDFFNVNNGSSRHRGIELEVDYALSKTLNLQFAGTHAKHTYTNNQLINGLNINGNNVDTAPRNVANLDLSWQAFNNLALALQWHSVSSYYTDPENLHSYDGHDILSLRAKWQVTNNLEVLARVINLTDEAYAERADYTSFTGDRYFPGKPRNAMLSATYTW encoded by the coding sequence ATGAAACCTTATTTTTTACCGCTGTTATTGCCACTAAGCCATGTTGCAATTGCCGACAGTCAAACCGATGATGCAATAGAAACCATAACAACCACCGCATCGCGTACAGAAGCACTTGCCACACCACTTCCTCTTACTATTAGCACCTTATCTGAGGCGCAATTAAACAGTATTGCGCCAACGCATGTTGAAGAGTCGTTACAGCGCATTGCTGGCGCAAATGTACAACGGGGTAACGGGCAAGAGTATTTACCTGCACTTCGCTCGCCAGTGCTTTCGGGGGCGGCTGCATGTGGTGGCATACTCACCCTTGAAGATGGCATTCCACTACGTGCTGCAGGCTTTTGTAATATTAACGAGCTATTTGAAGCGCATAGCGAAATGGCAAAGCGCATTGAAGTATTAAAAGGCCCAGGCTCTGCCCTTTATGGCTCAAACGCTGTGCATGGTGTTATTAACGTAATAACCCCTGATACAACACAAGGCGGTGGACTAGTCGGGCTTGATTATGGCTCGTATGGTTATGCTCGTTATAAGCTTCGCGCTGGGCAAGACTATGGCAACAGTGGGATTGGCATCAACGCAAGTGTTACCGACGACACAGGTTATCGCGACGACGAAAGCGTACAACAGCAAAAGGTAAATATTCGCCACCGCTTTGAAAACGATAACCTGTTACTGACCTCTGGTCTTACATACACAAATTTAGATCAGCAAACAGCGGGCTTTATTACAGGCTTTGAAAGCTATAAAAACGAAGACATAGCACAGCAAAACTTTGACCCCGACGCCTTTAGAAAAGCCCGTTCATTTAGAGCGTGGAGTAATGCCCAGTGGCAATTAAAAAATGGCAATGTGCTTTCTATCACGCCTTATGTACGCGACCAAAGCATGGACTTTTTTAAGCACTTTTTACCCGGCACCCCACTTGAAACCAATAGCCAAACAGGCTTTGGTGTGCAATCGATGTATCAACATAACTTGCCAAGTAATATAAAAGTAAACCTAGGGTTTGATGGCGAATATACCCGCAGCGATTTTACACAAAGTCAAAACGAGCCAACTCAAGGCTCTGCATTTTTAGTAGCCACGGTACCGCAAGGCAAGCACTACGATTACGACGTAAACGCAACACTGTATGCGCCGTTTGCATCAGTTGAGTGGCAATTAAATAAGTGGTTTATTAGCGCAGGCCTAAGGTATGAGCATATGCAGTACGATTACACTAATAATATGCTCACTGGCCGCACAAAAGACGACGGCGCAGAATGTGGCTTTGGCGGTTGCCGCTATAGTCGCCCTGCCAGTGGTAAAAATAGTTTTAGCAATACATCGCCTAAGCTAGGGGTAAGCTATAAGGTTAATAACAACAATACTGTATATGCTAACTTTTCGCGTGGTTACAGAGCGCCCCAAGCGGCAGAGCTTTATCAATTACAACGCGAGCAAACCACCGCTAATTTAAACCCAGAAATAGCAAATAATGCCGAGCTTGGTTTAAAGGGTTACTACTCTAATGTAAGGTATGCATTAGCTGTGTATGCCATGAGTAAGCACAACACTATTTATCGCGACAGCGACTTTTTTAACGTTAATAATGGCAGCTCTCGCCACAGAGGTATTGAGCTTGAAGTGGATTACGCATTAAGTAAAACACTTAACTTACAGTTTGCAGGTACACATGCAAAGCACACGTATACTAATAATCAATTAATTAATGGGCTAAATATAAACGGTAACAACGTAGACACCGCGCCGCGCAATGTGGCTAACCTTGATTTAAGCTGGCAAGCCTTTAATAACCTAGCGCTTGCACTGCAATGGCATAGCGTAAGTAGTTACTATACCGACCCAGAAAACCTGCATAGCTACGACGGACATGACATTTTAAGCTTGCGTGCTAAGTGGCAAGTGACCAATAACCTAGAAGTGCTTGCCCGTGTAATTAACCTTACCGACGAAGCTTACGCAGAGCGTGCTGATTACACCAGTTTTACTGGCGACAGGTACTTTCCTGGTAAGCCACGTAACGCTATGCTTTCAGCTACTTACACATGGTAA
- a CDS encoding YoaK family protein, giving the protein MLTKLPKWVEYGAFTLAFIAGVVNAVGLLGFEHQAISHLSGSVTLLGIKLMSSTSAALLLISIIVSFMLGSALSGFLLTGGSLKLGRHYDTLLFIEGLLLLLSAYLLDQSYVYGITLASAACGLQNALATNYSGAVVRTTHLTGIFTDLGLMIGKALKGETFDTRKGVMFLLIIIGFLLGGITGFILFEYSSILALVVPALACFVLSVTYRVYRIRAL; this is encoded by the coding sequence ATGTTAACTAAATTACCAAAATGGGTTGAGTACGGCGCGTTTACGCTCGCTTTTATTGCTGGCGTTGTTAATGCAGTAGGATTGTTAGGATTTGAGCATCAGGCCATTTCTCACCTTTCAGGCAGTGTTACTTTACTTGGTATAAAACTAATGAGCAGTACCTCTGCTGCGTTACTACTTATTAGTATAATTGTAAGCTTTATGCTGGGCTCGGCGCTTTCTGGCTTTTTACTCACTGGTGGTTCGTTAAAGCTTGGACGCCATTACGACACTTTATTATTTATTGAAGGCCTTTTATTACTTTTAAGTGCTTATTTGCTCGACCAGTCTTATGTTTATGGCATTACACTTGCCAGCGCCGCGTGTGGTTTACAAAATGCATTAGCCACTAATTATAGTGGCGCCGTAGTGCGAACTACTCACTTAACCGGAATTTTTACCGACCTTGGCCTAATGATAGGTAAAGCACTTAAAGGCGAAACCTTTGATACCCGAAAAGGTGTAATGTTTTTGCTTATTATTATTGGCTTTTTGCTAGGCGGTATTACTGGATTTATTTTATTTGAGTATTCCTCAATACTCGCTTTAGTGGTGCCGGCACTGGCGTGCTTTGTATTATCAGTAACGTATAGGGTATATAGAATACGCGCACTTTAA
- a CDS encoding ABC transporter substrate-binding protein, protein MRAVLMLLALTFSQLLLAAPNKTLRCVTTHYPPFTIYDEQTNTFTGLDIEYLEFIERNLNLNIDVVHLPWARVKKEMKLGYYDCYFALANNTERAQYLDFTSEPMHTTQFGLFTTNKEKQFTDDLSTARIAMLRGVALPNIIAAHYNIDDSNLMRSLSTKATFDLLDKQRVDYAITNYQAGLWYSKGYKNIRAKQLEDYTLPVYIAFKHGVINTKLVDEQIKRYKAQFGVH, encoded by the coding sequence ATGCGCGCTGTATTAATGCTTTTAGCCTTAACTTTTTCTCAATTATTGTTGGCAGCGCCTAATAAAACCCTGCGCTGCGTAACCACGCACTATCCTCCTTTTACAATATACGATGAGCAAACAAATACCTTTACTGGCCTTGATATAGAGTATCTAGAGTTTATTGAACGTAATTTAAATTTAAACATAGATGTAGTGCACTTACCGTGGGCGCGCGTTAAAAAAGAAATGAAATTAGGCTACTACGATTGTTACTTTGCGTTGGCTAATAATACCGAGCGTGCGCAATATTTAGACTTTACCAGTGAGCCTATGCACACCACCCAATTTGGTTTATTTACAACAAATAAGGAAAAACAATTTACAGATGACTTATCAACTGCGCGTATAGCTATGTTAAGAGGCGTTGCTTTACCTAATATTATTGCTGCGCATTATAATATTGATGATAGTAATTTAATGCGTTCACTCTCAACGAAAGCCACGTTTGATTTGCTGGATAAACAGCGTGTTGACTACGCAATTACTAATTATCAAGCCGGTTTATGGTACTCAAAAGGTTATAAAAACATACGAGCAAAGCAACTTGAAGACTACACCCTACCTGTTTATATTGCTTTTAAGCACGGCGTAATAAACACCAAATTGGTTGATGAGCAAATAAAACGCTACAAAGCGCAATTCGGTGTGCATTAA
- a CDS encoding TIGR03643 family protein, giving the protein MFNAEQQSRIIEMAWEDRTPYEAIEQLYGLNYSQLVLFMREHISKGSFKVWRKRHAGRKTKHLKLRDPAIMRSYCKTQYKPR; this is encoded by the coding sequence ATGTTTAACGCAGAGCAGCAATCGCGCATTATAGAAATGGCGTGGGAAGATAGAACCCCCTATGAGGCTATAGAGCAGCTATACGGGCTTAATTATTCACAGCTGGTGTTGTTTATGCGAGAGCATATTTCAAAGGGCAGTTTTAAAGTGTGGCGCAAACGTCACGCAGGGCGTAAAACCAAGCACTTAAAACTTCGCGACCCAGCCATAATGCGCAGTTATTGCAAAACACAGTATAAGCCGAGATAA
- a CDS encoding endonuclease/exonuclease/phosphatase family protein — translation MLIALAIIIGFFLLVTLLPMSYSQHYLVRSCDFVRLQVFYIASAVAVVSFCLLWQSDNSGYLYTALTALLTMVLQGKWIFPYTWLAKKEVKTASVSEDHSVRIMSANVLMSNHNSEQLISLVDKHQPDLLITLESDSWWENKLAVLKKNYPYYIECAKDNRYGMHLYSKFKILDAQICELIEDDIPSIHILFENNEGLQMQGHFIHPAPPSPTEEDSSRPRDSELIMVAKALKNPTRPTIVAGDLNDVAWSRSTRLFMQISGFLDPRKGRGFYNTFHASYFFMRWPLDHLFHSQGFKVKRIKRLAKYGSDHFALLTELVFENAKQHSLEDKSDELKQEEIQELAMSKADKRKVPRFENSY, via the coding sequence ATGCTCATTGCACTAGCTATAATCATTGGCTTTTTTTTATTAGTGACCTTGTTACCTATGTCGTACAGCCAGCACTACTTAGTGCGCAGCTGCGACTTTGTTCGACTACAGGTGTTTTATATAGCCAGCGCTGTTGCAGTCGTGTCGTTTTGTTTACTGTGGCAAAGCGACAATAGCGGGTATTTGTATACTGCTTTAACCGCATTACTAACCATGGTTTTACAAGGGAAATGGATATTTCCTTACACCTGGCTTGCTAAAAAAGAAGTTAAAACTGCCTCAGTGAGCGAAGATCACAGTGTTAGAATCATGTCGGCTAATGTGCTTATGTCAAACCACAATAGTGAACAACTAATCTCACTGGTTGATAAACACCAGCCCGATTTATTAATTACCCTTGAAAGCGACAGCTGGTGGGAAAACAAGTTAGCAGTTCTTAAAAAAAACTACCCCTATTATATTGAATGCGCTAAAGACAACCGCTACGGCATGCATTTATACAGTAAATTTAAAATTCTTGATGCGCAAATATGCGAGTTAATAGAGGACGATATTCCCTCAATTCATATCTTGTTCGAAAACAATGAAGGCCTGCAAATGCAAGGGCACTTTATTCACCCCGCACCACCAAGCCCCACTGAAGAAGACTCATCGCGCCCACGCGATAGCGAACTCATAATGGTGGCAAAAGCACTTAAAAACCCAACACGCCCGACCATTGTAGCTGGTGATTTAAACGACGTAGCATGGTCGCGCAGCACCCGTTTATTTATGCAAATAAGCGGCTTTTTAGACCCACGTAAAGGCCGTGGTTTTTATAACACCTTTCACGCAAGTTACTTTTTTATGCGCTGGCCGCTCGATCATTTATTTCACAGCCAAGGCTTTAAAGTAAAACGTATTAAGCGCCTTGCTAAATATGGCTCTGACCACTTTGCACTACTCACTGAGCTAGTGTTTGAAAACGCCAAGCAGCATTCATTAGAAGATAAATCAGATGAGCTTAAGCAAGAAGAAATACAAGAGCTGGCTATGAGTAAAGCCGATAAGCGAAAGGTGCCAAGGTTTGAGAATAGCTATTAA
- a CDS encoding glutaredoxin, with protein MSKSAQLFRMVTDEHICPFGLKSKDLLEREGYTVDDQLLTSREQTDEFKKQHSVETTPQTFIDNKRIGGYDDLRDYFNKPQAAQEGTTYTPVIAIFSVSFLLSVAFSFASDNSLLSMQTAELFVALTMAVLAIQKLQDLFSFTNSFITYDLVAMKVVRYAYVYPFLEAFVGIGMIAGLPAYIIAPISLFIGGVGAISVIKAVYIDKRELKCACVGGDSNVPLGFISLTENLFMIAAGIWMFVR; from the coding sequence ATGAGTAAATCAGCCCAACTTTTTAGAATGGTAACAGATGAGCATATTTGTCCGTTTGGTTTAAAATCAAAAGACTTACTAGAGCGAGAGGGATATACAGTTGATGATCAGCTTTTAACTTCTCGAGAGCAAACAGATGAATTTAAAAAACAACACAGTGTAGAAACTACACCTCAAACATTTATTGATAATAAACGTATAGGTGGCTACGACGATTTACGTGATTACTTTAATAAGCCACAAGCCGCCCAAGAAGGTACAACTTACACGCCCGTGATTGCGATTTTTTCGGTTAGTTTTTTGCTTAGTGTGGCATTTAGTTTTGCATCAGATAATAGCTTATTATCAATGCAAACCGCTGAACTGTTTGTAGCCCTAACAATGGCAGTGTTAGCAATACAAAAGCTTCAAGACTTATTTAGCTTTACTAATTCATTTATAACCTATGATTTAGTCGCTATGAAAGTAGTCAGGTACGCTTATGTTTATCCATTTTTAGAAGCATTTGTTGGCATTGGAATGATAGCCGGATTACCAGCCTATATTATTGCCCCTATTTCATTATTCATAGGTGGGGTTGGTGCTATTTCAGTGATAAAAGCAGTCTACATAGATAAACGAGAGTTGAAATGTGCGTGTGTAGGCGGTGACAGTAACGTACCACTAGGGTTTATCTCCCTCACAGAAAACTTATTTATGATAGCTGCCGGTATTTGGATGTTTGTTAGGTAA
- a CDS encoding DUF305 domain-containing protein: MSHYSKFFLMIATSTITMLVLMYLNTYQLSHVYFSETRTYMALYMGATMAVVMLLFMLNMYKDKKKNITVLIASVTVFAGSLFLVRSQATVDDSSWMSAMIPHHSIAILTSDKAKIKDKRVQKLATNIIEAQEREIKEMQWLLKDIEQNGIAQTNAQAQLRAVPDFNSNK, from the coding sequence ATGTCACACTATTCAAAATTTTTTTTAATGATAGCAACATCCACAATTACCATGCTTGTATTGATGTATTTGAACACCTACCAACTTAGCCATGTTTATTTTAGTGAAACTCGTACTTATATGGCGCTTTATATGGGAGCCACAATGGCAGTGGTAATGCTACTTTTCATGCTCAATATGTATAAAGATAAAAAGAAAAATATAACAGTACTCATTGCTAGTGTTACCGTATTTGCGGGAAGTTTATTTTTAGTTCGATCACAAGCGACTGTTGATGATAGCTCATGGATGTCGGCGATGATCCCACATCATTCAATTGCCATACTCACAAGTGACAAGGCAAAAATCAAAGATAAACGCGTTCAAAAGCTAGCTACAAATATAATTGAAGCTCAAGAGCGAGAAATAAAAGAAATGCAATGGCTCCTAAAAGATATAGAGCAAAACGGCATTGCACAAACCAATGCTCAAGCACAATTAAGAGCGGTTCCAGATTTCAATTCAAATAAATAA
- a CDS encoding DUF411 domain-containing protein translates to MQVNYITSAFFLSLTMSFSTMSIEKQHKTSIVSENSKKHKIELTVYKSKNCGCCNKWIAHLGENNIQTKAINVNDMGLIKSQYQIKPNMRSCHTAVSADGFVFEGHVPAKHIKLFLSEQHAPHITGLSVPAMPIGTPGMEMEGIFHKYNIELLTDNSSEEIYKYISKSSEQF, encoded by the coding sequence ATGCAAGTAAACTACATAACCTCAGCGTTTTTTTTATCATTAACCATGTCATTTTCTACAATGAGTATCGAAAAACAGCACAAAACATCAATAGTTTCTGAGAATTCAAAAAAACATAAAATAGAGCTTACCGTTTATAAAAGTAAAAATTGTGGGTGTTGTAATAAGTGGATTGCTCATTTGGGAGAAAATAATATTCAAACAAAAGCAATTAACGTTAATGATATGGGGTTGATTAAATCTCAGTATCAAATAAAACCGAATATGCGTTCATGCCATACAGCCGTGTCAGCCGATGGATTTGTATTTGAAGGTCATGTTCCAGCTAAGCATATAAAACTGTTTTTATCTGAGCAACATGCTCCGCACATTACAGGCTTAAGTGTACCTGCCATGCCTATTGGCACTCCCGGAATGGAAATGGAGGGTATATTTCACAAATATAATATTGAGCTACTCACTGACAACTCAAGTGAAGAAATCTACAAATACATAAGTAAATCCAGCGAGCAGTTTTAG
- a CDS encoding nuclear transport factor 2 family protein, whose product MLIKSSNLKILLLLIFSAVGSFAVSAHGDEEHSKKGWVFVNLDSEAAKTVSLFHASLKQGNGEAARKLLADDVIIFEGGSVERSADEYANHHMIADMKFLSAVNSELLEHQVYTDGDTAYSISRSKTQGKYKGKDIKSTGMESITLKNTDSGWKITHIHWSN is encoded by the coding sequence ATGTTAATTAAATCCTCTAACTTAAAAATTTTATTGCTGCTAATTTTTAGCGCTGTTGGTTCTTTTGCTGTTAGTGCACATGGCGATGAAGAACATTCAAAAAAAGGCTGGGTTTTTGTCAATCTTGATAGCGAAGCTGCAAAAACTGTCAGCCTATTTCATGCATCCCTAAAACAAGGCAATGGCGAAGCTGCACGTAAATTACTAGCCGACGATGTCATCATTTTTGAAGGCGGAAGTGTTGAGCGTTCTGCAGATGAATACGCGAACCATCATATGATAGCGGATATGAAATTCTTAAGTGCAGTTAATAGTGAACTACTCGAGCACCAAGTTTACACAGATGGAGACACCGCTTACTCAATTTCAAGAAGTAAAACTCAAGGAAAGTATAAAGGGAAAGATATTAAATCTACGGGAATGGAATCAATTACATTAAAAAACACCGATTCAGGGTGGAAAATTACTCATATTCATTGGTCTAATTAA
- a CDS encoding copper resistance D family protein produces the protein MQLSEWSVLLLLLKLASYIAIAGLAGTLLMRFMCGNSNVAGHHLISFYQFLKRWQITCVTIGSITALLQVPIEAGAMAESGFMGMFDPFMLEIVWQSVIGEQATLRIPALIIALISACMWNVKSDDNVAGYKNGAVILIMLGFIAYSFTFTGHSANENGLVKSILTFHLIAIASWLGSLWPLYKSCTLLPTSEVKRLMHYFGQLAIVIIFVLLISGLTLLLQYLESFSVLFTSNYGQLILLKLLLVSAMLLLGAWHKLFLVPQITQQHHINILKRSITVEIVIALFVLITTSIFTTLVGPPV, from the coding sequence ATGCAATTAAGTGAATGGTCAGTACTTTTACTATTATTAAAACTAGCAAGCTATATAGCAATTGCAGGGCTTGCGGGCACTTTATTAATGCGCTTTATGTGTGGCAACAGCAATGTTGCAGGGCATCACTTAATTAGCTTTTATCAGTTCTTAAAACGTTGGCAAATTACGTGTGTAACTATCGGTAGTATTACTGCACTTTTACAAGTACCAATAGAAGCTGGGGCAATGGCCGAATCAGGCTTTATGGGAATGTTTGACCCCTTTATGCTTGAAATTGTTTGGCAATCAGTCATAGGTGAGCAAGCAACGTTGAGAATACCAGCGCTTATTATTGCTCTAATTAGCGCATGTATGTGGAATGTGAAATCAGATGATAACGTAGCAGGTTATAAAAACGGTGCCGTTATACTAATCATGCTTGGGTTTATCGCTTATAGCTTCACTTTTACTGGGCACAGTGCAAATGAAAATGGGTTAGTAAAAAGTATTTTAACCTTTCACCTTATTGCCATTGCGAGCTGGTTAGGGTCATTGTGGCCGCTTTACAAAAGCTGCACTTTACTACCTACCAGTGAAGTGAAGCGGTTAATGCATTACTTTGGTCAACTCGCTATTGTTATTATATTTGTACTACTTATTTCGGGCTTAACTTTACTCCTGCAGTACTTAGAGTCATTTTCTGTATTGTTTACATCAAATTATGGGCAACTAATTTTATTAAAACTGTTACTCGTCAGTGCGATGCTGTTACTAGGTGCATGGCATAAGCTTTTTTTAGTCCCGCAAATCACTCAACAACACCATATAAATATATTAAAACGCTCGATCACTGTTGAAATAGTAATTGCCCTGTTTGTACTTATTACAACAAGTATATTTACCACACTTGTTGGTCCGCCTGTTTAA
- a CDS encoding copper resistance CopC family protein, with the protein MKFFNSAVAIISLVLTFSASAHISLKQSTPAQEAMLMKSPEQLSLTFGGEVRLAKVIIKDEKNKSINFDFKPSSTPSTDFSWSLPSLPQGTYTVKWIALGGDGHKMTDTFRFMVHKSESQKMMQEQSNTHSKHNH; encoded by the coding sequence ATGAAGTTTTTTAATTCTGCAGTAGCCATTATAAGTTTAGTGCTTACATTTTCCGCATCAGCGCATATATCACTCAAGCAATCAACACCTGCGCAAGAAGCCATGTTAATGAAAAGTCCAGAGCAACTTTCGTTAACTTTTGGTGGTGAAGTAAGGCTAGCAAAAGTCATCATCAAAGATGAAAAAAATAAATCAATAAACTTTGATTTCAAACCCAGCTCCACCCCAAGCACAGACTTTAGTTGGTCATTACCGAGCCTACCCCAAGGCACTTACACGGTTAAATGGATTGCACTGGGTGGTGATGGACATAAAATGACCGACACGTTTAGATTTATGGTACACAAAAGTGAATCGCAAAAGATGATGCAAGAACAATCTAATACCCACAGCAAACATAATCATTAA